A region of Oryzias latipes chromosome 18, ASM223467v1 DNA encodes the following proteins:
- the LOC101169813 gene encoding coxsackievirus and adenovirus receptor: MTALQLATACAVLLSLRVSAEMVDIRAVSGQDVTLPCRAPNNDSIIAIEWFKPAEEETYLLLYRGGRILTDSQHPSYQSRVTFQKEKVKDGDASLSLRTVTEEDSGTYTCLVAQRNQKATSGSSNGRIPQTYIRLTVDSAPSSPACRGGGALGLVAVPLVLAVMVGSV; this comes from the exons atgactGCTCTTCAGCTCGCCACTGCGTGTGCGGTTCTGCTGAGTCTGCGGGTTTCTGCGG AGATGGTAGACATCAGAGCCGTGTCCGGACAGGACGTCACTCTGCCATGTCGAGCGCCAAACAACGACTCCATCATCGCCATTGAGTGGTTCAAACCTGCCGAGGAAGAGACCTACTTGCTCCTGTACCGGGGGGGGCGGATCCTCACGGACAGCCAGCATCCGTCCTACCAGAGCCGCGTGACGTTCCAGAAGGAAAAGGTGAAGGACGGAGACGCGTCTCTGAGTTTGAGGACGGTGACGGAGGAGGACTCGGGAACGTACACCTGTTTGGTCGCTCAGAGAAACCAAAAAGCCACATCTGGGTCCAGCAATGGGAGAATTCCCCAGACCTACATCCGCCTCACGGTTGACTCCGCCCCTTCCT CTCCGGCGTGCAGAGGAGGCGGGGCTCTGGGGCTGGTCGCCGTCCCGCTGGTTCTGGCTGTGATGGTCGGTTCAGTCTGA
- the LOC101155147 gene encoding sialoadhesin-like, translating into WWFCRRKRSETLRWRRWQRFTSCFHCFSVVSAGLTFVLCCPTNQIGLTVSPSRSQFFRGESVTLKCEDHSSAGWTLRRNTSTGENTNCSEWGELHISSCEISYLSTSDSGVYWCESRGGGASSISVNISVSGGSVILQSPVLPVMEGHDLTLSCQSQTPPSKPSAAFYKDGSLIRTEPTGHMTLQHVSRSDEGLYKCHISAHGESPSSWISVSEKPTTTSALLTSSAPSSSTAPSSSSPPLHMWLPAGCIGVLVLLVFLVLLIVCVSRKSDTERRTREDDVTYSHLTILQQQPIRGSRVLESSSDSEIVYSTVRKTTAPPV; encoded by the exons TGGTGGTTCTGCAGGAGGAAACGCTCAGAAACTCTCAGATGGAGACGCTGGCAGAGATTCACTTCCTGCTTTCACTGCTTCTCTGTCGTTTCTGCAGGTCTGACGTTTGTGCTATGCTGTCCAACAAACCAAA TTGGTCTGACTGTGAGTCCCAGCAGATCTCAGTTCTTCAGAGGAGAATCAGTGACTCTGAAGTGTGAGGACCACAGCTCTGCAGGATGGACTCTGAGGAGAAACACCTCAACTGGAGAAAACACCAACTGTTCTGAATGGGGAGAGTTACACATTTCTTCTTGTGAGATCAGCTATCTTTCTACATCAGACAGTGGTGTGTACTGGTGTGAGTCcagagggggaggagcctcCAGCATCAGCGTGAACATCAGTGTCTCTG GTGGATCAGTGATCCTGCAGAGTCCTGTCCTCCCTGTGATGGAGGGTCATGACCTCACTCtgagctgtcaatcacagaCCCCTCCCTCCAAGCCCTCAGCTGCTTTCTATAAAGATGGCTCCCTCATCAGGACTGAGCCtacaggtcacatgaccctcCAGCATGTTTCCAGGTCTGATGAAGGTCTCTACAAGTGTCACATCAGCGCTCATGGAGAGTCTCCATCCAGCTGGATCTCTGTCTCAG AGAAACCCACAACCACCTCTGCTCTCTTAACCTCCTCTGCTCCTTCATCATCTActgctccctcctcctcctctcctcctcttcacaTGTGGTTACCTGCTGGTTGCATTGGTGTTTTGGTTCTTCTGGTGTTCCTGGTTCTGCTGATCGTCTGCGTTAGCAGGAAGTCTGACA cTGAAAGAAGAACCAGAGAAGATGACGTCACATACAGTCACCTCACCATCTTAcagcagcagccaatcagaggcaGCCGAG TTTTAGAGTCTTCATCAGATTCAGAGATCGTCTACTCTACAGTGAGGAAGACCACGGCTCCGCCCGTCTGA